One Lampris incognitus isolate fLamInc1 chromosome 14, fLamInc1.hap2, whole genome shotgun sequence DNA window includes the following coding sequences:
- the ubtfl gene encoding upstream binding transcription factor, like isoform X3 yields MNGSSSICSVSQSARIKNEPDEWSKEDCLTLLERIRSLLPDGDAMKYKTTESHFDWDKVCFGSFTSAMCKQKWQKVSSEVRKYRTMTELIVDAMEFVKNPYKGKKLKTHPDFPKKPLTPYFRFFMEKRAKYAKIHPEMSNLDLTKILSKKYKELPEKKKQKYITEFQREKESFEKNMARFKEEHPELMEERKKSDLPEKPKTPQQLWYNHEKKTYMKLHPEVSQKELKEALRRQWSQLSDKRRLKWISKALELQKDYEDSMRAYHEAHPDVNSDEHVKSVLTKAERQLKDKFDGRPTKPPPNSYSLYCAELMVNMKDVPSTERMVLCSKQWKVMTQKEKDMFQKRCEQKKKQYDIDLQRFLESLPEEERDRVLTEEKLGGTKLGMGVAGSPHGAKSPSAKECCREAEPEPWLSAAVPKDRRDAKKKAKLPETPKTAEEMWQQSVIGDYMAKYRSDRRKAQSAMGGAWKAMEKKEKIAWIKKAAEDQKRYERELLEMRTPQPGQGQRKPKFDGEPKKPPVSGYQMFSQELLTNGELNHFILKERMVEIGKRWHKLSQSQKDKYKKVVVKQQVEYKAELEAWLKSLSPQDRAVYKEFSSTKRRSTTKVRGPGTKVRVTAKGKAASSRAATPGITVGKRAMAYRAKM; encoded by the exons ATGAATGGCAGCAGCAGCATCTGCTCTGTGTCACAGAGTGCACGGATCAAGAATGAACCAG atgaGTGGAGTAAGGAGGACTGTCTCACTCTGTTGGAGAGGATTCGGAGTCTGCTGCCTGACGGAGATGCCATGAAGTACAAAACCACCGAGTCTCACTTTGACTGGGATAAGGTCTGCTTTGGCAGCTTCACCAGCGCCATGTGTAAGCAGAAATGGCAGAAGGTCTCCtctgag GTGCGTAAATACAGAACGATGACAGAACTGATTGTGGATGCGATGGAGTTTGTAAAGAATCCGTACAAAGGCAAAAAACTGAAG ACTCATCCAGACTTCCCGAAGAAACCGCTGACTCCTTATTTCCGCTTCTTCATGGAAAAAAGAGCCAAGTATGCCAAGATCCACCCTGAGATGAGCAACCTGGACCTCACCAAGATCCTCTCCAAGAAGTACAAGGAGCTTCCAGAAAAGAAGAAG CAAAAATACATCACTGAGTTTCAGCGGGAGAAGGAGTCCTTTGAGAAGAACATGGCTCGCTTCAA AGAGGAACATCCAGAGCTGATGGAGGAGAGGAAAAAGTCGGACCTACCTGAGAAACCCAAGACACCCCAGCAGCTTTGGTACAACCATGAGAAGAAGACCTACATGAAACTCCACCCAGAA GTGAGTCAGAAGGAGTTGAAGGAGGCTTTGAGGAGGCAGTGGTCTCAGCTCTCTGACAAGAGGAGGTTGAAATGGATCAGCAAAGCCCTGGAGCTCCAGAAAGACTACGAG GATAGCATGAGGGCTTACCATGAGGCCCATCCTGATGTGAACTCTGATGAACACGTCAAATCCGTCCTCACCAAAGCAGAAAGACAACTGAAGGACAAGTTTGATGGCCGGCCTACAAAACCACCACC GAACAGTTACTCTCTGTACTGCGCTGAGCTGATGGTCAACATGAAGGACGTTCCCAGCACCGAGCGTATGGTCCTGTGTAGCAAGCAGTGGAAGGTGATGACCCAGAAGGAGAAAGACATGTTCCAGAAACGCTGTGAGCAG AAAAAGAAGCAGTATGACATCGACTTGCAGAGATTTCTTGAG AGCCTcccggaggaagagagagaccggGTTCTCACAGAGGAAAAACTGGGTGGGACCAAGCTGGGGATGGGCGTGGCCGGGAGCCCTCACGGTGCCAAGTCTCCTTCTGCCAAG GAATGCTGTCGGGAGGCGGAGCCTGAGCCCTGGCTCTCCGCTGCAGTCCCGAAGGACCGCCGTGATGCGAAGAAGAAGGCCAAGCTTCCTGAGACACCCAAGACGGCAGAGGAAATGTGGCAGCAGAGTGTCATCGGAGACTACATGGCCAAGTACAGG aGTGATCGCAGAAAGGCTCAGAGTGCGATGGGAGGAGCGTGGAAAGCCatggagaagaaggagaagatagCGTGGATAAAGAAggcggctgaggaccagaaacgaTACGAG AGGGAGCTGTTGGAGATGAGGACCCCTCAGCCGGGTCAAGGCCAGAGGAAACCCAAGTTCGATGGAGAGCCCAAGAAACCTCCAGT GAGTGGCTATCAGATGTTCTCCCAGGAGCTGCTGACCAATGGCGAGTTGAACCACTTCATTCTGAAGGAGCGCATGGTGGAGATTGGGAAGCGCTGGCACAAGCTGAGTCAAAGCCAGAAAGACAAATATAAGAAAGTGGTGGTGAAGCAGCAGGTGGAGTACAAGGCCGAGCTGGAGGCCTGGCTGAAG